DNA sequence from the Chroococcidiopsis sp. TS-821 genome:
ATCGACTACATTTCTAAACCCATAGATTTACAAGCGTTGGCAAATATGGTGTCAAAGTACAGTGATTTAGATCACTGATATTTCACAAAGAAAGCAGAACGCTGGTGTGGGGGGTGTCCAATCTCGACTCAATTCCACCATGCCACGTTATTTTCATAGTCTCCGTGCGCGCCTGAATTTTCTTGTCCTCCTGGCTGTTTTACCAGGGTTAGGACTAACGCTGTATGCTTACACGAAAGAATTACAAGCGCGCAAGGCTTACGTACGCGAGCAAGCGGTGTTGCTGACACAAGTTATCAGCGCGCATCATCAACAATTGATTGCAGAAACGCGGCAATTGCTTGTTGTTTTAGCACAGTTACCGCAAATTCAGAATAGCGTTCCGGCATCTTGCAACGCAATTTTACAAAATCTACAAAAGCAGTACCTGCGTTTTGCTACGTTGGGAGTCGTTCAACGTAATGGTAGCGTGGTATGTAGTTCTTCACCTGCTCAAAACGTTAACCTTGCGGATCGTTTGTGGATCGTCAATACGCTGCAAAAGCGCGAACTCACTATTAGTGATTACCTAATTGGGCGAATGAGCCGCAAGCCAGTCATTGTATTTGCCTATCCACTATTGAATGCTCAAAATCAGGCAAATACAGTCGTGTTTGCGTCGCTAGATTTAACTTGGCTCAATCAACTTCTTGCACAAATCAATTTACCAAGCAATACCTCGCTGATCGTCGTTGATGCCAAAGGTGTTGTCCTCGCCCAGCATCCACCGTCGGAATGGGTAGGGAAAAGAGCGAATCTACCGATTGTGCAGAAAATACTAGCACAAGGCAACGGCGTCGTTGAAGTGAAGGATGTCGATGGCATTTCCCGTTTATATGCCTTTACTTTACTCAGTAGCAGCTTACCGCAAGCAAATGCGTACATGGGAATTGGACTTTCAAAAGAAGCGCCCTTTACTGCTGCTGAGCGCAATTTGCAACGCAATTTACTTGGTTTGGTGATGGTTGCGAGCGGCGCGATCGCGATTTTGTGGATTGGTAGCAATTTGTTTATTTTGCATTGGGTTAAACGGTTCACGCAGGCGATCGATCGCTTGGCGGCGGGAGATTTTACCGCACGGATCGGCTTAAAAGATGCGCCGCAAGAAATGCAGCAACTGGTTGATAACTTTGATTTCATGGCAGCATCGTTAGCAAGCCAAATTGCACGATGTAATGCTACCGAAGTCGAGCTCAAGAAAGCAAACGAACGCTTTCAACTAGCAACAGCGGCTGTCAATGCCATCATCTACGACTGGGATATTCGTGCCAAGACAATTACTCGCACGCAAGGGCTATTTGACGTGCTTGGCTATACGACAACCGAAGCCGATCCCACTGATGATTGGTGGTTTGAACGCATTCACCCAGATGAGCAAAAATACGTGCGCAACTATATTGCCACGATGCTGAAAAGTTCTACTTCAACTGACTTTGCATTGGAATATCGCATGCGTCATCGCGACGATCGCTACGTCTATATTTGGGACAAAGGGCTAATCATCCGCGATGCTGACGGCAGTGCAGTGCGGGTTGTTGGTAGTGTTTTAGACATTAGCGAACGCAAGCAAGCCGAAGCCGCAGTGAATCAGATGAATGTGACTTTGGAACAACTTGTGCAGGAACGCACTGCGCAACTTGCTGCGACAAACCAAGAACTCGAATCCTTTTGCTACTCGGTTTCGCACGACTTGCGCGCGCCTTTGAGACATATTACAGGGTTTGCCGAAGCGCTAGCCGAGCGACTCGAACGCAATGGCGCAATCGCGGATGCTAAAGTTCGTCGTTACATCGAAGTAATTCAAAGTAGTAGCGATCGCATGGCGACGTTGATTGATGGACTACTGACGCTTTCCCGTGTTGGCAGAAAACAATTAATTCATCAACCTGTTGCACTTTATCCTTTGGTGGAAAACGCAATTTCGCTAGCAACGAGTCAAGCTGAAGAAGTTGATAGCCGTAATATTGAGTTTCAAATTGGTCATTTACCTACCGTAATGGGCGATCCAACATTACTGCAACAAGTTTTTACCAATCTGATCGATAATGCTGTTAAATTCAGCCGCAATTCACACCCAGCAATTATCCAAATTGATTCTTTACCCGACCGTACTTTGTTCGTTAAAGATAATGGGATCGGATTTCAAATGAAATATGCAGACCAATTATTCGGTGCTTTTCAACGCCTTCATTCCCAAAGAGAGTTTAAAGGAACAGGTATTGGTTTAGCCATTGTTCAACGTATTATTCATCGTCACGGAGGTACAATTTGGGCTGAGAGTAAACCGAATCAAGAAACAACTTTTTATTTCAAACTTGGACAAGTGGTTGAGGAATAAAATTACTGTGGAAGTTGAACCATCACGAATTCTTCTTGTCGAAGACGATCCTTTAAATATTGAACTTCTCAGACTAGCTTTAGATAGTTTTAATTTTGCCAATCAAATTGATATTTTGGAAGACGGCGAACAAGCACTACACTATTTATTAGGCAAGGAAGGTAATCCGCCGCATTTTCCATTACCAGACCTAGTGTTATTAGACCTAAGATTACCCAAGATTAACGGAGTTCAAGTTTTACAAGCAATTCGATCGCATCCGCGAACGCGCGATCTTGCTGTAGTTATTTTGGCTTCTTCTCCGGATGACAAAGACTTAAATGCCTGTTACGCTCTAGGAGTTAGTCAATGTGTCACTAAACCTCTTGATTTTGAGACATTTATTACCATAGTTCGCCAAGTCGGTTTTTACTGGGTGTTACTCAAAAAGCCGCCGTCGCTACCATCTGAATCTTAGAGCCATGATAAATCTTCTAAATTGCGCTCAATATCAGCCTGTGCCACAACAAAACATTGACTCGATTTTAAAGCTGCTGATTGTGGAGGATGTATTAGCCGATGTAGAGTTAATGATACTTGCTCTAGAAACAGCGGAAATTAAATTTACTTATGATACAGTTGATAACTTAAAAGATTGCGAACAACTGCTACAATCGAAATCCTACGATGCAGTACTAGCAGATTATCGTTTACCCCAATTCACTGCCTATCAAGTATTAGAGTTAGTGCAGCAATCAGCCCAAGAAATTCCGTTAATCTTGGTGACTGGTAGTTTAGGAGAAGAAGCCGCAGTAGATTGTATCAAGGCAGGCATGACAGATTATGTCTTGAAAGAGCGTTTGTTTCGCTTGCCGATGGTTTTAACGCGATCGCTCGAAGAATTTGCCTTACGTCGTCAACAAAAAGCCGCTATTGTTCGCATTCAACAACACGCGCAACAGCAAGCAATTATCAACCGTATTGTGCAAGCAATGCGCGAAAGTTTAGTCCTTGACGATGTCCTCAAATCTACTGTCGATGCTCTACACGAAGCTTTAAAGCCCAGTCGGTGCTTCATTTCGCAGCCGGATACTCAAAAAGAAATGTGGGTGAATCATGTCAGTGCAGCAACTATAAATCGCGAAGA
Encoded proteins:
- a CDS encoding ATP-binding protein, which codes for MPRYFHSLRARLNFLVLLAVLPGLGLTLYAYTKELQARKAYVREQAVLLTQVISAHHQQLIAETRQLLVVLAQLPQIQNSVPASCNAILQNLQKQYLRFATLGVVQRNGSVVCSSSPAQNVNLADRLWIVNTLQKRELTISDYLIGRMSRKPVIVFAYPLLNAQNQANTVVFASLDLTWLNQLLAQINLPSNTSLIVVDAKGVVLAQHPPSEWVGKRANLPIVQKILAQGNGVVEVKDVDGISRLYAFTLLSSSLPQANAYMGIGLSKEAPFTAAERNLQRNLLGLVMVASGAIAILWIGSNLFILHWVKRFTQAIDRLAAGDFTARIGLKDAPQEMQQLVDNFDFMAASLASQIARCNATEVELKKANERFQLATAAVNAIIYDWDIRAKTITRTQGLFDVLGYTTTEADPTDDWWFERIHPDEQKYVRNYIATMLKSSTSTDFALEYRMRHRDDRYVYIWDKGLIIRDADGSAVRVVGSVLDISERKQAEAAVNQMNVTLEQLVQERTAQLAATNQELESFCYSVSHDLRAPLRHITGFAEALAERLERNGAIADAKVRRYIEVIQSSSDRMATLIDGLLTLSRVGRKQLIHQPVALYPLVENAISLATSQAEEVDSRNIEFQIGHLPTVMGDPTLLQQVFTNLIDNAVKFSRNSHPAIIQIDSLPDRTLFVKDNGIGFQMKYADQLFGAFQRLHSQREFKGTGIGLAIVQRIIHRHGGTIWAESKPNQETTFYFKLGQVVEE
- a CDS encoding response regulator encodes the protein MEVEPSRILLVEDDPLNIELLRLALDSFNFANQIDILEDGEQALHYLLGKEGNPPHFPLPDLVLLDLRLPKINGVQVLQAIRSHPRTRDLAVVILASSPDDKDLNACYALGVSQCVTKPLDFETFITIVRQVGFYWVLLKKPPSLPSES